The Rhodovastum atsumiense genome segment CCGAGGTTACCGAGATCACGGGCAACTTCGGTGAGGACAGCGTCCCAGTCGCCCGGACGCGGCTGCCGGTAGATCCGCAGCGTTGGATACCACGGGCTGTCACGCCGCCCGAGCAGCCAGCGCCAGCACGGATTGAAGCGGTCCAGCAACCAGACCGGACGCCCCAGCGCCGCCGCCAGATGCGCCACCGCGGTGTCGACCGAGATGACCATATCGAGGGCGACAACCAGCGCAGCGGTATCGGCGAAGTCTTTCATCTCCGCCATGTGGTCGATCAGCCCCAGACCGGCCGGTGCTGCCGGACCGTCCTTTTGCAGGCTGAAGAATTGCCGCCCGGGCAGGTCGAGCAGGGATGCCAGCCGCTCCGGCGGTATTGAACGGTGACGATCCAATGCCGCTCCAACAGCCAAGTGTGCACGAGGATTGCCTGCCCAGACCAGGCCGATGCGCTGTCTCTGGCCGACAGTCGCAGCAAGACGGGCTTTCCAGGCCACCACCTGCGTTGCATCCGCATGCAGATAGGGTGTGTCGCCGGGAATGGTCGCGAGGGTGGTTCCCAGCGCGAATGGCAGGCTGAGCATCGGACAGTGCAGGTCGAATTGCGGCAGTTCCTCACCGCGTGCCACGACCCGGTCGACGTCCGGCAGATCACGGAGCAGCCGCAGCAGAGGTGGCTGCACTTCCATGATGACCCGCAAACCGCGGGCTGCTGCCAACGAGGCGTAGCGGCAGAATTGCAGGGTGTCACCAAACCCCTGTTCGGCGTGGATCAGCAAGGTCTGTCCCGGCGCTGCTTCACCTTGCCACTGGGGCTGCGGAAAATCGCGCCGGAATCGGGTCATCTGCGGTGTTCGCCAACGCCATTCGTACTCCTGCCAGCCCGCCGCCATGTCTCCCCGGGCCAATAATGCCATCGCCCGGTTGTGGCGTGCGTCCGGCAGGTCGGGCGCCAGCGCGATGGCTCGCTGAAAGCAGGTGAATGCTTCCTCCGGGTGGCCCTGCTCCTGCAATGCCTTGCCCAGGTTGCTGTATGCTCCCGGATTGTCCGGGGTGATCTCCAGGGCCAGGCGGTAGCAAGCGGCTGCCTGCTCCGGCCGGGCTTGCTTCAACAGCACGTTGCCGAGGTCGTTCAGGACTTCCGGGTAATTCGGCCTGAGGCGAAGAGCGGTG includes the following:
- a CDS encoding tetratricopeptide repeat protein codes for the protein MKRHSRQTATKQGRPGLRQPALSAEAVFAEASRHHQAGYLDEAEHLYRQVLAIESRHADSLNRLGTIAWQRGHHDRAIDLIGRAIAIDGENASFHSTLGAVLDEQGRPDAAIASFCTALRLRPNYPEVLNDLGNVLLKQARPEQAAACYRLALEITPDNPGAYSNLGKALQEQGHPEEAFTCFQRAIALAPDLPDARHNRAMALLARGDMAAGWQEYEWRWRTPQMTRFRRDFPQPQWQGEAAPGQTLLIHAEQGFGDTLQFCRYASLAAARGLRVIMEVQPPLLRLLRDLPDVDRVVARGEELPQFDLHCPMLSLPFALGTTLATIPGDTPYLHADATQVVAWKARLAATVGQRQRIGLVWAGNPRAHLAVGAALDRHRSIPPERLASLLDLPGRQFFSLQKDGPAAPAGLGLIDHMAEMKDFADTAALVVALDMVISVDTAVAHLAAALGRPVWLLDRFNPCWRWLLGRRDSPWYPTLRIYRQPRPGDWDAVLTEVARDLGNLGQT